The proteins below are encoded in one region of Helianthus annuus cultivar XRQ/B chromosome 2, HanXRQr2.0-SUNRISE, whole genome shotgun sequence:
- the LOC110885824 gene encoding MATH domain and coiled-coil domain-containing protein At3g58260-like, giving the protein MTFKTNMLLDDDGVGDGDGDGVGAGVGPKQVQSELAENVSLMSNSLEKSTYQSDIVCVQGYKVKRSNATILEAIFKKHGDIASTCVFKTSSTRTHFLEVVCEVVKRIKTNNMTEMVEDIECQVSDAEAANINVSWIRAHFEAFNKRKETSKKYSLLLEMKSKISLAKRAAQMDLRERCAELTGAQQRFEKAERCVKVMHLVKNNLNDNILESKAKLDSWVKHPVV; this is encoded by the exons ATGACGTTTAAAACAAATATG TTACTGGACGATGATGGTgttggtgatggtgatggtgatggtgtcGGTGCCGGGGTAGGCCCCAAGCAGGTGCAAAGTGAGTTGGCTGAAAATGTGTCTCTTATGTCAAATTCT TTGGAAAAGTCAACTTATCAAAGTGACATAGTTTGTGTCCAAGGCTACAAAGTGAAGCGAAGTAACGCAACAATTCTTGAAGCCATTTTCAAAAAACACGGTGACATTGCATCTACCTGCGTATTCAAAACATCTTCCACAAGAACACATTTCCTCGAGGTTGTTTGTGAAGTTGTCAAACGGATCAAAACCAATAATATGACTGAGATGGTGGAAGATATAGAGTGCCAAGTGTCGGATGCAGAAGCCGCCAACATTAATGTGTCATGGATTCGAGCGCACTTTGAAGcctttaacaaaaggaaggagACCAGTAAAAAGTACAGTTTGCTTTTGGAGATGAAATCAAAGATCAGTTTGGCTAAAAGAGCTGCCCAAATGGATCTGAGAGAAAGATGCGCAGAGCTAACGGGTGCGCAACAACGGTTTGAAAAGGCTGAAAGATGTGTGAAAGTAATGCATCTTGTTAAAAACAATCTAAATGACAACATCTTGGAGTCTAAAGCTAAACTGGACTCATGGGTAAAGCATCCAGTTGTATAG
- the LOC110902040 gene encoding uncharacterized protein LOC110902040, with protein MDIPTPQQFDCYTDMKIDERKRNAPNSLCCVLEGLTDAQNSDIKDMGFESMKCFNIRNIPAGLGYWLLLNYDHKTNELNVGNRKIEITPSKVHDVLGVPKGEISVYEKPKLTKRDAIREQWKSQFITACITIKHVTEKLKSYRRGGILFKLNFLVVFNSIMGETTKSATINQKFLGSINNEADIPNMDWCSYIIACLKRTKEGWSGIEPYNGPFTVLAVLYAHERQLKRSPENAVTPALQYVTTDFLVDLERSLYDNGPCSNDDIKKEDPLTPNVEDHVQSLGPEAQGQTVEGQTAIDQNAKVPDVTSVQTDPVLNLKAPNGPRGSQSLSGLSANIGHCNRLEPSKDKKIGNNMGKTKKRAWRNANTCIPKKKLKVWRKTSDFAVKLKS; from the exons ATGGATATACCTACACCACAACAATTTGATTGTTATACAGACATGAAAATTGATGAGCGAAAGCGAAATGCGCCAAACAGTTTGTGTTGTGTGTTAGAAGGGTTAACCGATGCTCAAAATTCTGATATAAAGGATATGGGCTTTGAATCTATGAAGTGCTTTAACATACGCAACATACCAGCTGGTTTAGGGTATTGGTTGTTGCTCAACTATGATCATAAAACAAACGAGTTAAACGTTGGCAACCGTAAAATTGAAATCACACCCTCAAAGGTTCATGATGTTCTTGGAGTGCCTAAGGGGGAAATTAGCGTCTATGAAAAGCCGAAGCTGACAAAAAGAGATGCTATTAGAGAACAATGGAAGAGCCAGTTCATTACTGCTTGTATAACTATTAAACATGTGACTGAAAAGCTTAAGTCATATCGACGAGGCGGGATACTTTTTAAGCTTAACTTCCTTGTTGTCTTCAACTCTATTATGGGTGAGACAACTAAGAGTGCAACCATTAATCAAAAGTTTCTCGGGTCAATCAATAATGAAGCCGACATACCGAACATGGATTGGTGTAGTTATATCATAGCTTGCTTGAAGAGAACTAAAGAGGGATGGAGTGGTATAGAGCCCTATAACGGCCCGTTCACCGTTCTTGCG GTGTTATACGCACACGAACGACAACTGAAACGTAGTCCTGAAAATGCAGTAACTCCAGCGTTACAATATGTTACCACTGATTTCTTGGTTGATCTTGAGCGGTCCTTGTATGACAACGGACCGTGTTCGAATGATGACATTAAAAAGGAGGATCCGTTAACTCCAAATGTTGAAGATCACGTTCAGTCACTAGGTCCTGAAGCTCAAGGTCAAACTGTTGAAGGTCAAACTGCTATTGACCAAAATGCTAAGGTACCTGATGTAACTTCTGTTCAAACAGATCCGGTATTGAACCTAAAGGCACCCAATGGCCCACGAGGGTCTCAATCACTGTCTGGATTATCAGCTAATATAGGACATTGTAACCGGCTAGAACCGTCTAAAGACAAGAAG ATTGGTAATAATATGGGCAAGACAAAGAAACGTGCTTGGAGAAACGCAAACACTTGCATACCAAAGAAGAAACTTAAGGTTTGGAGGAAAACTTCAGATTTTGCTGTAAAATTAAAGAGTTAG
- the LOC110885829 gene encoding uncharacterized protein LOC110885829, giving the protein MSTSNGGIQSQIPKLLGQNYYHWHIQMKVLLESQDLWSIIEDGYSEIPANASENDQNTYREKVRKDKKALHVIFQAVNETVFERVATSKTSKEAWNILHKAYRGERRVKTVRLQTLRCEFDALRMKDSESIEEYINRTTVIVNQLRLNEEEVPEQRIIEKILRSLTRKYESVVVAIEESKDLNTITTEELLGILQSHELRLKQYDDSPMEQAFQVQSQGLERSRSLRSENTGRGRGRGRGRYNGQIRCFNCQRLGHIAKFCQRRDDTEKISNALMHEKEEDEETMFMIFNIEETTKDGCWYLDSGCSNHMTGDKSLFVTLDESERREVRTGDNKKLEVLGCGDVLIRFKGVEKRVPNVYFVEGLKHNLLSVGQLVQKGYEVKFHNHECTIKDQKGMSIGKVQMTGNKMFPLNLEYDDTPRAYSMMI; this is encoded by the coding sequence ATGTCAACATCCAATGGAGGAATTCAATCTCAAATTCCAAAATTGCTAGGGCAAAATTACTATCATTGGCATATCCAAATGAAAGTTTTACTAGAATCACAAGACCTCTGGTCAATCATCGAAGATGGATATAGTGAAATCCCTGCCAATGCTTCAGAAAACGATCAGAACACATATAGAGAGAAAGTCAGGAAGGATAAGAAGGCGTTACATGTAATTTTTCAGGCAGTAAACGAAACTGTGTTCGAACGTGTGGCAACAAGTAAAACATCTAAAGAAGCGTGGAACATTCTTCATAAGGCATATAGAGGAGAACGCAGGGTTAAAACGGTAAGGCTTCAAACTTTACGATGTGAATTTGATGCATTACGGATGAAAGATAGTGAATCAATAGAAGAATATATCAATCGGACCACAGTTATAGTAAATCAATTAAGACTAAATGAAGAGGAAGTCCCAGAACAACGAATAATAGAGAAAATACTTAGAAGTCTCACTCGAAAATATGAATCAGTTGTGGTCGCAATCGAAGAATCTAAAGATCTGAATACCATCACAACAGAAGAATTATTAGGAATTCTGCAGTCTCATGAATTAAGATTAAAGCAATACGATGATTCACCAATGGAACAAGCGTTTCAAGTTCAAAGTCAAGGACTGGAACGTTCAAGATCACTTAGATCTGAGAATACAGGAAGAGGAAGGGGTAGAGGAAGAGGCAGATACAATGGACAGATTAGATGTTTTAACTGTCAACGGTTAGGACATATAGCGAAATTCTGTCAAAGGAGAGACGATACTGAAAAGATTAGCAATGCACTTATGCATGAAAAGGAGGAGGATGAGGAAACTATGTTTATGATCTTTAACATAGAAGAAACAACGAAGGACGGTTGCTGGTATTTAGATAGCGGATGTAGCAACCATATGACTGGCGACAAAAGTCTATTCGTCACACTAGACGAGTCGGAGAGAAGGGAAGTTAGGACTGGGGACAATAAAAAATTAGAAGTGCTGGGTTGTGGAGATGTTTTGATCAGATTCAAGGGAGTAGAGAAAAGGGTACCGAATGTATATTTTGTTGAAGGTTTGAAACATAATCTTCTAAGTGTTGGCCAGTTAGTGCAGAAAGGATATGAAGTTAAATTTCATAACCATGAATGCACTATAAAGGATCAAAAGGGCATGAGTATAGGGAAAGTTCAAATGACCGGAAACAAAATGTTTCCTTTAAATTTAGAATATGATGATACACCAAGGGCCTATAGCATGATGATATAA